A genomic region of Desulfosarcina ovata subsp. ovata contains the following coding sequences:
- a CDS encoding anti-sigma factor family protein, giving the protein MTTPRMPCDEALLNRYLDGQLDPMEQQRMESHLAHCRECRRQVAILSGFSRGLCRRIEQASETVDFSALEKEVVIKALRPSRAVGGNPLLAAMKFLVPMAATAGVLLFFAHSHFLAKPDVGPSAIINSFTGSMSSVMIFETPNTHQTILWYNETTDAESEQDAV; this is encoded by the coding sequence ATGACCACACCCCGCATGCCCTGCGATGAAGCGTTGTTAAACCGTTATCTTGACGGTCAACTGGATCCCATGGAACAGCAGCGTATGGAATCCCATCTGGCGCATTGCCGGGAATGCCGCCGCCAGGTCGCCATCCTGTCGGGTTTTTCCCGGGGACTTTGCCGGAGGATTGAACAGGCGTCCGAAACCGTGGACTTTTCCGCCCTTGAAAAAGAGGTCGTGATCAAGGCGTTGCGGCCGAGTCGCGCCGTTGGCGGGAATCCGCTGCTGGCCGCCATGAAATTTCTGGTTCCGATGGCCGCCACCGCAGGCGTGCTGCTGTTTTTTGCCCATTCCCATTTTCTGGCCAAACCGGACGTTGGTCCCAGTGCGATCATAAACTCTTTTACAGGGTCCATGTCATCTGTTATGATTTTCGAAACCCCGAATACGCACCAAACCATTCTCTGGTATAATGAAACCACCGATGCTGAAAGCGAACAAGATGCGGTATAG
- a CDS encoding cereblon family protein encodes MGTPVPRRRAPRQQRCEEAPEMHGQTMMNPVPKPVGPLNLPPSLPNCFLLLRPHSRPQKRRDGDPHASPDDETATRPDEAVVCRQCLHPITSVVEQRVINSAHVHTFANPSGILFEIACYRNASGCGYIGPTSAEFTWFPGFVWRIAVCTNCLIHLGWRFIAVDGNFFHGLITSRLIFPKI; translated from the coding sequence ATGGGAACCCCGGTTCCGCGCCGGCGTGCGCCACGCCAGCAGAGATGCGAGGAGGCTCCGGAAATGCATGGGCAAACCATGATGAACCCTGTGCCGAAACCGGTTGGCCCGCTTAACCTGCCGCCATCCCTGCCCAACTGTTTTCTCCTCCTGCGCCCCCATTCAAGGCCGCAGAAGCGTCGTGATGGTGACCCGCACGCCTCCCCAGATGACGAAACCGCAACGCGTCCCGACGAAGCCGTCGTGTGCCGTCAATGCCTCCACCCCATCACCTCCGTGGTGGAACAGCGGGTGATCAACAGCGCCCATGTCCACACCTTTGCCAACCCCTCCGGAATCTTGTTCGAGATTGCCTGTTACCGGAATGCCAGCGGATGCGGCTATATCGGACCCACATCCGCCGAATTCACCTGGTTTCCCGGATTTGTGTGGCGCATCGCGGTATGTACCAACTGCCTGATTCACCTGGGATGGCGGTTCATTGCGGTGGACGGCAACTTTTTTCATGGGTTGATTACCAGCCGACTCATCTTTCCCAAGATATGA
- a CDS encoding HU family DNA-binding protein: MNKGDLIEALKRKNGFTREKAEQIIDLFFGEMTNALVNGDRVEIRGFGSIFVKDYGSYRGCNPKTGESVIVKSKRLPFFRCGKELKERVDTFKR; this comes from the coding sequence ATGAATAAAGGGGACCTGATCGAGGCGCTGAAAAGAAAAAACGGATTTACCCGTGAAAAGGCGGAGCAGATCATTGACCTTTTTTTTGGTGAAATGACCAATGCCCTGGTTAACGGAGACCGGGTGGAAATCAGAGGCTTTGGCAGTATTTTTGTTAAGGACTACGGATCCTACAGGGGGTGTAACCCCAAAACCGGTGAGTCGGTGATCGTAAAATCCAAGCGGCTGCCGTTTTTCAGGTGCGGGAAGGAACTGAAGGAACGGGTCGATACGTTTAAGCGCTGA
- a CDS encoding RNA polymerase sigma factor: MKLQRGDDWAFQLLVRRYRKKIFSIAFGITLDAEESQDIVQEVFLQVYRSIHNFRNDASLSTWLRRITVNRCLNWKRRWARRFKWLHLPLGSDDDESRIDPKSDLPSPEAHVSDAQTQAQIDAALKQLPHHARTVFVLREVEGLSYEEIADVTGVKLGTVRSRLFHARKRLKEILAPLMEDEK, from the coding sequence TTGAAGCTGCAGCGGGGCGACGATTGGGCCTTTCAACTGCTGGTCCGTCGGTATCGCAAGAAGATTTTTTCCATTGCGTTCGGCATCACCCTGGATGCCGAAGAGAGTCAGGATATTGTGCAGGAAGTTTTTCTCCAGGTTTATCGAAGCATCCACAATTTCAGAAATGACGCATCGCTTTCGACCTGGCTGCGCCGCATCACTGTAAATCGCTGCCTCAACTGGAAGCGACGCTGGGCGAGGCGTTTCAAATGGCTGCACTTGCCGCTGGGCAGCGACGATGATGAAAGCCGAATAGATCCCAAGAGCGACTTGCCGTCACCGGAAGCGCACGTTTCCGATGCACAGACACAAGCGCAGATCGATGCCGCATTGAAGCAGTTGCCCCATCATGCAAGGACGGTTTTCGTACTCAGGGAAGTTGAAGGCCTTTCCTATGAAGAGATTGCCGATGTCACGGGAGTCAAATTGGGAACGGTGAGATCCCGTCTTTTCCATGCCCGCAAGCGGCTCAAAGAGATTCTGGCGCCGTTGATGGAGGACGAAAAATGA
- a CDS encoding OmpA family protein — MKKVILIGVLGMFVLSGCATPQTNTGKGAAYGAAGGAIAGALLGQAIGGDTEGTLVGAAAGAAVGAAAGAGVGKMMDNQEAEMRNALAASEAAAVQREGELLAITLKGDVSFDTGSDIVRPALYNELDRIAQIMIKYPQTTIVVEGHTDSVGSEAFNQQLSERRAGNVKNLLVQRGVQAYRINSIGYGESRPVANNATPEGRQMNRRVEIRINPTAQG, encoded by the coding sequence ATGAAAAAGGTAATTCTGATCGGTGTTTTGGGCATGTTTGTACTCAGTGGCTGTGCAACTCCCCAGACCAACACGGGCAAGGGCGCCGCCTATGGCGCTGCAGGTGGCGCGATTGCGGGTGCACTATTGGGGCAGGCCATCGGGGGCGATACCGAGGGGACACTGGTCGGTGCTGCTGCGGGGGCTGCCGTGGGTGCTGCCGCCGGTGCCGGCGTTGGCAAGATGATGGACAACCAGGAAGCTGAAATGCGCAATGCATTGGCGGCTTCTGAAGCGGCTGCGGTCCAACGGGAAGGAGAACTTCTGGCCATCACTCTCAAGGGTGATGTTTCATTCGATACCGGTTCCGATATCGTCCGACCGGCACTGTATAACGAGTTGGATCGTATTGCTCAGATCATGATCAAATATCCCCAGACCACCATTGTGGTGGAAGGCCATACGGACAGCGTCGGCTCGGAAGCCTTCAATCAGCAGCTTTCCGAACGGCGAGCCGGGAATGTGAAAAATCTGCTCGTCCAACGGGGCGTTCAGGCATACCGGATTAACTCCATCGGGTATGGTGAGAGCCGTCCGGTGGCCAACAACGCGACTCCTGAAGGACGCCAAATGAATCGCCGCGTGGAAATCCGCATCAACCCGACAGCGCAGGGATGA
- a CDS encoding NAD(P)-dependent oxidoreductase yields the protein MAEKRIGWIGTGVMGAAMCGHLLSAGYPVTVFNRGREKADPIIAKGAVWADTPKAVAQKSDIVFTMVGFPDDVHEVILGDDGVLAGASAGSTVVDMTTSSPDLAQTVYRACFAKGVNALDAPVSGGDIGAREATLAIMVGGDSAVFDAIRPLFEIMGKTIALMGNAGAGQHTKMTNQILIAGTMIGVVESLLYARKAGMDLDQVIDVIGKGAASSWSINNLGRRIADDNFDPGFFIKHFVKDMGIALDEAGRMHLSLPGLALVHQFYVAAMAMGWENLGTQGLYRVLDRMNQKT from the coding sequence ATGGCCGAAAAAAGAATCGGCTGGATCGGTACCGGCGTCATGGGCGCCGCCATGTGTGGCCACCTGCTCTCCGCCGGCTACCCGGTAACCGTCTTTAACCGCGGTCGTGAAAAGGCAGATCCGATTATCGCGAAAGGGGCCGTCTGGGCCGACACTCCCAAAGCGGTTGCCCAAAAAAGTGACATTGTATTTACCATGGTGGGCTTCCCCGATGATGTCCACGAAGTGATCCTTGGCGATGACGGCGTCCTGGCCGGGGCAAGCGCCGGAAGCACCGTGGTGGACATGACCACATCAAGTCCGGATCTGGCCCAAACCGTATACCGGGCCTGTTTCGCCAAAGGGGTCAACGCCCTGGATGCCCCGGTTTCCGGTGGCGATATTGGCGCGCGTGAAGCCACGCTGGCGATTATGGTGGGCGGTGACAGCGCCGTTTTCGATGCCATTCGACCGCTTTTTGAAATCATGGGCAAAACCATTGCCCTTATGGGAAACGCCGGCGCCGGTCAGCATACCAAAATGACCAACCAGATTTTGATCGCCGGCACCATGATCGGCGTAGTGGAATCGCTGTTGTACGCACGCAAGGCCGGCATGGATCTTGACCAGGTGATTGACGTCATCGGCAAAGGGGCCGCCAGTTCCTGGTCCATCAACAACCTGGGTCGCCGGATAGCCGATGATAACTTTGACCCTGGCTTCTTTATCAAGCACTTTGTAAAGGATATGGGCATTGCTCTGGACGAAGCCGGTCGTATGCACCTTTCGCTGCCGGGACTGGCCCTTGTCCATCAGTTCTATGTGGCGGCCATGGCCATGGGATGGGAAAATCTGGGGACCCAGGGACTGTACCGGGTACTGGATCGGATGAATCAAAAAACCTGA
- a CDS encoding PAS domain-containing sensor histidine kinase — protein MINRKYSIKAYLTAMTIALMVVIIFSLTLFAAWSSARIQSESSHRELSLMVKQGSVVLQNYVERKQANLELWLSQPIVGVFFRAPELAAMSVPGLRGFFSRISTRDADIATVLFVHDGKVVFDSSGMMNQLMGPKAQSRVQGFIQDSNLSNIVVASNEQKDGQAATLFIKSPFKKQDGRQTGDYGIVGINLDKVQKDLFANTTIGKSGFTCLLTDTGSGLRASGVTGPDKEKQDFVEGCQTWRKWSDVPSSYEMLNIKVSPLDGFPLAMVGVSSEKETHREIGFAILICLVAGSVAVIIGATGAMLISKHLSRSLMDFVAGIQRLELDHLDNFRIDQVDTRIAEVSILHGAFEMMVKRIIASRDEIQTKNRNLEEMAGSLRHQRNLLQATLSSIGDGVITTDMDRRITFMNRVAEMLSEHDLASVVNCRLEEVFTIVNEFTRQPLDDPINKVLRHGATHGLADHALLITGKGREIPISNSGAPILDHEGNVSGAVFIFRDVTEQKEQEKELKESEERFRILFESNPAALWLIDFSGVRGEFDAIQEQAAYLASYLEQHPDILERCTKTIRILSVNSAAFSLFKADTFEHLIEKINASISTEASDAFRALLVGLWKGDTRIMLDSVVKSADGELCSVTVTCAFVPGYEDPLSRVLIVVNDITERVELEEQLHQAQKLESVGRLAGGVAHDYNNMLSVILGYAELAEEKAVQHESIRKDLKEIRTAAQRSADITRQLLAFARKQTIAPRVIDLNQTVECMLSMLRRLIGEDLDLTWHPKNMLWPIEIDPTQVDQILANLCVNARDAISGTGKITIETDFRTFDEKYCRFHKGFIPGDFAMLAISDDGFGMDKETQKLIFDPFFTTKEIGQGTGLGLATVFGIVKQNGGFINVYSELGKGTTFKIYFPRYTGEEVGHRYQRPDRIPFGQGEKLLVVEDEASTLQLLRMMLTGLGYSVLAANTPREAIELIKENNSDCALMVTDVIMPEMNGRDLEKHIRSLCPGIKTLFMSGYTANVIAHHGILDEGVKFIQKPFSKVELAIQVRSVLDEPDMSDDNPWTTA, from the coding sequence ATGATAAACAGAAAGTATTCCATTAAAGCGTATCTGACCGCGATGACCATTGCCCTCATGGTGGTGATTATCTTTTCGCTAACCCTGTTTGCGGCTTGGAGTTCCGCCAGGATCCAAAGTGAAAGTTCGCACCGGGAACTATCGTTGATGGTGAAGCAGGGTTCCGTCGTCCTCCAGAATTACGTCGAAAGGAAACAGGCCAACCTGGAGCTATGGTTATCCCAGCCCATCGTGGGTGTCTTCTTCAGGGCGCCGGAACTCGCAGCCATGTCGGTACCAGGGCTGCGAGGATTCTTTTCCCGAATAAGTACCCGGGATGCCGATATCGCCACGGTGCTCTTCGTTCACGATGGAAAAGTCGTGTTTGATAGCTCAGGGATGATGAATCAACTAATGGGCCCGAAGGCTCAAAGTCGTGTTCAAGGTTTTATTCAGGATTCCAATTTGTCCAATATTGTTGTGGCTTCTAACGAACAGAAGGACGGGCAGGCGGCAACGCTCTTTATAAAATCTCCCTTCAAAAAACAAGATGGCCGGCAAACAGGTGATTACGGAATTGTGGGCATCAATCTTGATAAAGTCCAGAAGGATCTTTTTGCCAACACAACAATCGGAAAAAGCGGGTTCACCTGCCTGCTGACAGATACTGGGTCCGGCTTAAGAGCGTCTGGCGTAACGGGCCCGGACAAGGAGAAACAGGATTTCGTTGAAGGCTGCCAGACATGGCGCAAATGGTCCGACGTGCCATCGTCGTATGAAATGTTGAACATCAAGGTCAGCCCGCTTGATGGTTTTCCATTGGCCATGGTCGGCGTTTCATCTGAAAAAGAGACCCACCGGGAAATAGGGTTTGCCATCCTGATCTGCCTGGTGGCCGGCAGTGTAGCCGTCATCATCGGTGCCACCGGAGCGATGTTGATTTCCAAACACCTGTCACGCTCCCTGATGGATTTCGTGGCTGGAATTCAGAGGCTTGAATTGGACCACCTGGATAATTTTCGCATTGACCAGGTGGATACGCGGATCGCAGAAGTTTCCATTCTGCATGGCGCATTTGAAATGATGGTCAAAAGGATCATCGCCTCAAGGGATGAGATCCAGACAAAGAACCGTAACCTGGAGGAAATGGCGGGATCCCTGCGACACCAGCGCAATCTGTTGCAGGCCACCTTGTCCAGCATCGGTGACGGGGTCATCACCACCGATATGGATAGGCGGATCACTTTTATGAACCGGGTCGCCGAGATGCTATCGGAGCACGACCTAGCGTCGGTGGTGAATTGCCGGCTGGAAGAGGTTTTCACCATCGTCAATGAATTCACCCGGCAGCCGTTGGACGATCCGATTAATAAGGTTCTTCGTCACGGTGCCACGCATGGATTGGCCGACCATGCGCTCCTGATAACCGGTAAAGGTCGCGAAATTCCAATTTCCAACAGCGGTGCCCCAATCCTGGACCATGAGGGAAACGTATCGGGTGCCGTCTTTATTTTCAGGGATGTCACGGAACAAAAAGAACAGGAAAAAGAACTGAAGGAAAGCGAGGAAAGGTTTCGCATCCTATTTGAAAGCAACCCCGCTGCGCTTTGGCTCATCGATTTTTCCGGTGTGCGTGGTGAATTTGACGCGATACAGGAACAGGCGGCCTACCTGGCCAGCTATCTGGAGCAGCACCCAGACATCCTGGAGCGCTGCACGAAGACCATCCGGATCCTAAGCGTGAACTCGGCGGCGTTCTCGCTGTTCAAAGCCGACACCTTTGAACATTTGATTGAGAAAATAAACGCCAGCATTTCCACAGAAGCCTCAGATGCATTCAGAGCGCTTCTTGTGGGCCTATGGAAGGGAGACACGCGGATCATGTTGGACAGTGTCGTGAAATCGGCCGATGGTGAACTGTGCTCAGTGACCGTGACATGCGCGTTTGTTCCCGGATATGAGGATCCGCTTTCCCGCGTTCTGATTGTCGTTAACGATATCACGGAGCGCGTCGAGCTTGAAGAACAGCTTCACCAGGCACAGAAGCTTGAATCCGTGGGCAGGCTGGCCGGAGGGGTTGCCCATGACTATAACAACATGCTTAGCGTGATCCTGGGTTATGCGGAACTGGCCGAGGAAAAAGCGGTACAACACGAATCCATCCGTAAAGACCTGAAAGAAATTCGTACCGCAGCCCAGCGATCCGCCGATATTACGCGTCAACTGTTGGCATTCGCCCGTAAGCAAACCATTGCCCCGCGGGTTATCGATTTGAATCAGACGGTAGAGTGCATGCTCAGCATGCTGAGGCGGTTGATCGGTGAAGACCTGGATTTAACATGGCACCCGAAAAACATGTTATGGCCCATCGAGATTGATCCAACTCAGGTTGACCAGATCCTGGCCAATCTTTGCGTGAATGCACGTGATGCCATATCCGGAACGGGAAAAATCACCATCGAGACGGACTTCCGTACTTTCGATGAGAAATATTGTCGCTTCCATAAGGGGTTTATTCCTGGTGATTTTGCCATGCTGGCCATCAGCGATGACGGATTCGGGATGGACAAAGAAACCCAGAAGCTGATTTTTGATCCGTTCTTCACGACCAAAGAAATCGGGCAAGGTACAGGCTTGGGGCTGGCCACGGTTTTCGGCATCGTAAAGCAAAATGGCGGCTTCATTAACGTGTATAGTGAGCTCGGGAAGGGAACGACATTCAAAATATATTTCCCCAGGTATACGGGTGAAGAAGTGGGCCACCGGTACCAGCGCCCTGACAGAATACCTTTCGGACAAGGCGAGAAGCTTCTGGTCGTTGAGGACGAGGCATCGACCCTGCAGTTGCTTCGCATGATGCTTACCGGACTAGGATATAGCGTGCTGGCGGCGAATACCCCCAGGGAAGCCATCGAATTGATAAAGGAAAACAATAGTGATTGTGCATTGATGGTTACCGATGTGATCATGCCCGAGATGAACGGCCGGGATTTGGAAAAACATATTCGATCGCTTTGCCCTGGAATCAAAACCCTTTTCATGTCCGGGTACACCGCCAATGTCATCGCGCATCACGGGATCCTGGATGAAGGTGTCAAATTCATCCAAAAACCTTTTTCAAAAGTAGAGCTGGCAATCCAGGTCAGGTCCGTGCTGGACGAACCGGATATGTCTGACGACAATCCGTGGACGACCGCTTGA
- a CDS encoding dihydrofolate reductase family protein, which translates to MHVSLMVAITVDGKIAKAKDHYPDWTGKADKRLYVEITKKAGVMIMGSTTFDIIGRVLPGRKTVVMTRNTNRRSDREDLVFTQDPPEQILGDLASQGYEEAVVVGGAKINQLFAEKGLIDELILTVSPYAFGSGLSIFSDAVNLKLALKKFWQLDDNTLCLRYRVLR; encoded by the coding sequence ATGCATGTCAGCCTGATGGTCGCCATTACCGTGGATGGAAAGATTGCAAAGGCCAAAGATCACTATCCCGACTGGACCGGTAAAGCCGATAAACGGTTGTATGTCGAGATTACCAAGAAGGCCGGGGTGATGATAATGGGCTCCACCACCTTCGATATCATCGGGCGGGTGCTGCCGGGTCGTAAAACCGTTGTGATGACCCGCAATACCAACCGCCGGTCAGATCGGGAAGACCTGGTCTTCACTCAGGATCCGCCCGAACAGATTCTGGGTGATCTGGCCTCACAGGGTTATGAGGAGGCCGTGGTGGTGGGCGGAGCCAAAATTAATCAGCTTTTTGCCGAAAAAGGGTTGATCGATGAACTGATTCTGACGGTTTCACCCTACGCCTTTGGCAGCGGCCTTTCCATTTTTTCCGATGCCGTGAACCTTAAACTAGCGCTGAAGAAGTTCTGGCAACTGGACGACAATACCCTTTGCCTGCGGTACCGGGTCCTCCGGTAA